The Prosthecobacter sp. SYSU 5D2 nucleotide sequence ACGACCGGAAGGATTTGGATCAATGTCGAGCGGGACACTGAGCTGCGGGAAGTCCTTCAGCGTCAGGGAAAACATCAGCCCGAAGTCATTCAGGCCGTTGCGGTTGTCCCGCACCATGGCACCGACGGATGCCACCCAGCTCGAAAGATCGCGGGAGACGCTGTAACTCTGGAACTCCATCGTCCCGTCATCCATTTCAAAGATATGGTTCATGGAGAAGCCCCAGTTGTCCGTCAGGCGTGCGTAGATCCGGGAGAACACCAGACTGGAATCCACAAAGAACGGACTGTCGCTCACATACTGGTGGCCTAACGTCATTTGCACATTTTTACCCGGCATGAAGGTGATGCCCTGGTTCAGCTCCGTAAAACTGCCTTCTCCGCTTTGCAGCGGCATCTGCCAGTCCATCCAAAAACTCACCCATGGCACGGGGCGGAAGAACAGTTCATTGTACAAATTGGAGATGCTCCGGTCGAACTCCGGATCCTTCATAAACACATCTACATACGTGTTCAGACCTGCCCAGGTATAAGTCTGCACAGGCTCCGTCGTCGCGGAGAAAAAGTTTCCCCGGCTGGCGGAGGTGTAGTCCCGGCGTGTCTGCAGGAGATTGCGCATCCCGATACGTGCAATGTTCCATGATTGCAGATCATCCACAGCCGTGAAGAGAGGCACATCAATGGAGCGGGGGCGCGTTGTCGGGGAAAGCCTGTCAATGCCACGAAAACCCTCCTCCTGGGAAGCATCCAGATAAGAAAGATTCAGATATGGCTGCATCACATGCCGCAGCCCGTCCAACCCCCACTCAGGCTTCTGAAAATCCTCCCAGCTCTTCGTCAGCTTGAAAGAGACATCCACACCGGCATGGAACAGCGTCTTGGTATGGTCTGACATATCAGGACGGGAACCGTCAATGTCCGTGTAATGGGTCAGTCCGGCTCCAATTCTGGGTGTCACGTTTAACCAGCCCAGGAAAGTCTTCGGATACAGCAGCTCCTGATAGGTATGAACGCGGCCAAAACCCGCCCCTTCCAGCCTGGCCGAAAAGAGGTCAATGCCCCGAGCCAGGTCCGCATTCGAAAGCGCCGTCCCCGGATTCAGTCCAAGCAGGGACTGATAGCTCGCCAGATTATCTTCCGTCACCGCAGCTCCCCCGCCCAGCTGGCGCCGCCCTACCTGGATCAGCCTGGCAAAATCCTCCTCCTCTTCATCCCCCAGTTCGTCTTTAAGAATGCCAGCGCTGAATGTCCCCTGATGAAAGATCCCCGTGTTCCACAACTGGCGGCGGGTCCAGTCAATGGCCAGTTCCGGCAGCTTGGTTCCGACCGTATAAAAATCGTTCGCCTGGAAGCGCGCCATCAGTGTGGCCACATACGCAGGGTCCGTATGCACCAGGGAAATCTGGTTTTCCGGCTCCGGCGTCTCCCGGAAGTCATTGAAGTAAAAGTCCTCATAAAAATGGGCGTCAGAGACTTTGTTGACGTCAAAATCCAGATACCAGGTGCTTTTCTCCGGACCTGGCAGGTAAATCCGGTGCTGGAAGTTGATGCGATACCGGTCTTCTCCGACCGGGCCGCGAAGCTCACCTGTGCGGTTGTTTTCCGGATCTGCATCCCGGAGATAATACAGCTTCAAATTGCCAAAGTTGCTCCGGTTGTCTGCATGCCGCAGGGAGTGAAAATCCGCCCCCAAGCCCACTCCCCGGGAGGAACGCAGATCCAGCCGGTACTTCGCCAGTGTATGATCCCCATGGATCATCCCATACTGCAGAAGCAAAAACGCCCCCCACCGGCTCTGGTAGCCTGGAGTGAAACGAAAGCCCACCTCATCCTTCAGCGGCTGGGAGATGTATGGGAAATAAAACACCGGCG carries:
- the lptD gene encoding LPS assembly protein LptD, giving the protein MTFSRLCVVLGFAALMVAPGLRAQALLDSLTSNLNIEGLETTYDPETGLATAKGDVRISYTDVEIRSGTASYNASTGEVIARDGVVIWKAGTTYRGENIIYNANTGELSGDAVRSAMPMEMGSFFYDTKGFETETKMIEKVEGGDTYFTTHDVQNPNFRLRARRLTIYPENRVVMRNVTVLAGDTPVFYFPYISQPLKDEVGFRFTPGYQSRWGAFLLLQYGMIHGDHTLAKYRLDLRSSRGVGLGADFHSLRHADNRSNFGNLKLYYLRDADPENNRTGELRGPVGEDRYRINFQHRIYLPGPEKSTWYLDFDVNKVSDAHFYEDFYFNDFRETPEPENQISLVHTDPAYVATLMARFQANDFYTVGTKLPELAIDWTRRQLWNTGIFHQGTFSAGILKDELGDEEEEDFARLIQVGRRQLGGGAAVTEDNLASYQSLLGLNPGTALSNADLARGIDLFSARLEGAGFGRVHTYQELLYPKTFLGWLNVTPRIGAGLTHYTDIDGSRPDMSDHTKTLFHAGVDVSFKLTKSWEDFQKPEWGLDGLRHVMQPYLNLSYLDASQEEGFRGIDRLSPTTRPRSIDVPLFTAVDDLQSWNIARIGMRNLLQTRRDYTSASRGNFFSATTEPVQTYTWAGLNTYVDVFMKDPEFDRSISNLYNELFFRPVPWVSFWMDWQMPLQSGEGSFTELNQGITFMPGKNVQMTLGHQYVSDSPFFVDSSLVFSRIYARLTDNWGFSMNHIFEMDDGTMEFQSYSVSRDLSSWVASVGAMVRDNRNGLNDFGLMFSLTLKDFPQLSVPLDIDPNPSGRGGNQ